The Globicephala melas chromosome 20, mGloMel1.2, whole genome shotgun sequence genome contains a region encoding:
- the TRIM25 gene encoding E3 ubiquitin/ISG15 ligase TRIM25 isoform X1 encodes MAMAELCPLAEELSCSICLEPFKGPVTTPCGHNFCGSCLDQTWAVQGPPYLCPQCRTGFQTRPQLHKNTVLCAVVEQFLQAEQVRPELPDDWTPPTRAAAPNQADQVPCDHCLKAAAVKTCLVCTVSFCQEHLRPHLDSPAFRDHPLQPPIRDLMRRKCPQHNRLRDFFCPEHGECICHICVVEHKTCSPAPLSQASTDLENKLRHKLTVMYSQINGASRALEDVRARQQDVREVAHRKMDQLRQEYMEMKALIDASEANSTRKIKEEEKRVNSKFDNIYQILLKKKSEIQTLKEEIELALTKGDEYEFLEKAAKLQGITTKPVYVPKVELNHELIKGVCQGTSELKNELKQYLKQLQDKKPEELIIPGGPGGHDLPHMPKPPRPVKKIPKEEKKPKKPAPILVSASKLPTFGAPEHLVDLKQTGQEAEAKVPARPLTPVTLKAKVLETFLAKSRPELLEYTVKVVLDHNTAHNKVTVSKDYTVASVANVPQNYRSHPQRFTCCPQVLGLHCYKKGIHYWEVELQKNNFCGVGVCYGSMERQGHESRLGRNSASWCVEWFNTKISAWHNNVEKTLPSTKASRVGVLLNCDHGFVIFFAVADKVHLLYKYKVDFTEALYPAFWLFTTGATLSVCSSK; translated from the exons ATGGCCATGGCGGAGCTGTGCCCCCTGGCCGAGGAGCTGTCGTGCTCCATCTGCCTGGAGCCCTTCAAGGGGCCGGTCACCACGCCCTGCGGCCACAACTTCTGCGGGTCGTGCCTGGACCAGACGTGGGCCGTCCAGGGCCCGCCGTACCTATGCCCGCAGTGCCGCACCGGCTTCCAGACGCGGCCACAGCTGCACAAGAACACGGTGTTGTGTGCGGTGGTGGAGCAGTTCCTGCAGGCCGAGCAGGTCCGTCCCGAGCTCCCCGACGACTGGACGCCGCCCACCCGGGCCGCCGCCCCCAACCAGGCCGACCAGGTGCCTTGCGACCACTGCCTGAAGGCGGCCGCCGTCAAGACGTGCCTGGTGTGCACGGTCTCCTTCTGCCAGGAGCACCTGCGGCCGCATCTCGACAGCCCCGCCTTCCGGGACCACCCGCTGCAGCCGCCCATCCGTGACCTGATGCGCCGCAAGTGCCCCCAGCACAACCGGCTGCGGGACTTCTTCTGCCCTGAGCACGGCGAGTGCATCTGCCACATCTGCGTAGTGGAGCACAAGACCTGCTCGCCTGCGCCCCTGAGTCAGGCCAGCACTGACCTGGAG AACAAGTTGAGGCATAAACTGACTGTCATGTACAGTCAGATCAACGGGGCGTCAAGAGCACTGGAGGACGTGAGAGCCAGGCAGCAGGACGTGCGG GAGGTTGCACACAGGAAGATGGACCAGCTTAGACAAGAATACATGGAAATGAAGGCTCTCATTGATGCCTCAGAGGCCAACTCCACACGAAAgataaaggaagaggagaagagggtCAACAGCAAGTTCGACAACATTTATCAGATCCTCCTCAAGAAGAAGAGTGAGATCCAGACCCTGAAGGAAGAGATTGAACTTGCCCTGACTAAGGGGGACGAGTATGAGTTTCTGGAG AAAGCAGCAAAACTGCAAGGAATCACAACGAAGCCAGTCTATGTCCCCAAGGTGGAGCTGAATCACGAGCTGATAAAGGGTGTCTGTCAGGGCACCTCTGAGCTCAAAAATGAGCTGAAGCAGTACCTCAAACAGCTCCAGGACAAGAAGCCTGAGGAGCTCATCATCCCAG GGGGCCCTGGAGGACATGACCTGCCGCACATGCCGAAACCCCCACGGCCTGTGAAGAAGATCCCAA aagaagaaaagaaacccaagAAACCTG ccccaaTCCTTGTCTCAGCCAGCAAGCTTCCCACCTTCGGAGCCCCAGAACATTTAGTGGATCTCAAACAAACTGGCCAGGAGG CTGAGGCCAAAGTCCCCGCCAGACCGTTGACCCCAGTGACTCTCAAGGCCAAGGTGCTGGAGACCTTCCTAGCCAAGtccaggcctgagctcctggagT ATACTGTTAAAGTCGTCCTGGACCACAACACTGCCCACAACAAGGTGACTGTGTCCAAGGACTACACCGTAGCTTCTGTGGCTAACGTACCCCAAAACTACCGATCACATCCCCAGAGGTTCACATGCTGCCCTCAGGTGTTGGGCCTGCACTGCTACAAGAAAGGGATCCACTACTGGGAGGTGGAGCTGCAGAAGAACAACTTCTGTGGGGTGGGCGTCTGCTATGGCAGCATGGAGCGGCAGGGCCACGAGAGCCGGCTTGGCCGCAACAGTGCCTCTTGGTGCGTGGAGTGGTTCAATACCAAGATTTCTGCCTGGCACAACAACGTGGAGAAAACCCTGCCCTCCACAAAGGCCTCGCGAGTGGGCGTGCTTCTCAACTGCGACCATGGCTTTGTCATCTTCTTCGCCGTGGCTGACAAGGTCCACTTGTTGTATAAGTACAAGGTGGACTTTACTGAAGCTCTGTACCCGGCCTTCTGGCTGTTCACCACAGGCGCCACGCTCTCCGTCTGCTCCTCCAAGTAG
- the TRIM25 gene encoding E3 ubiquitin/ISG15 ligase TRIM25 isoform X2 — MAMAELCPLAEELSCSICLEPFKGPVTTPCGHNFCGSCLDQTWAVQGPPYLCPQCRTGFQTRPQLHKNTVLCAVVEQFLQAEQVRPELPDDWTPPTRAAAPNQADQVPCDHCLKAAAVKTCLVCTVSFCQEHLRPHLDSPAFRDHPLQPPIRDLMRRKCPQHNRLRDFFCPEHGECICHICVVEHKTCSPAPLSQASTDLENKLRHKLTVMYSQINGASRALEDVRARQQDVREVAHRKMDQLRQEYMEMKALIDASEANSTRKIKEEEKRVNSKFDNIYQILLKKKSEIQTLKEEIELALTKGDEYEFLEKAAKLQGITTKPVYVPKVELNHELIKGVCQGTSELKNELKQYLKQLQDKKPEELIIPGGPGGHDLPHMPKPPRPVKKIPKEEKKPKKPAEAKVPARPLTPVTLKAKVLETFLAKSRPELLEYTVKVVLDHNTAHNKVTVSKDYTVASVANVPQNYRSHPQRFTCCPQVLGLHCYKKGIHYWEVELQKNNFCGVGVCYGSMERQGHESRLGRNSASWCVEWFNTKISAWHNNVEKTLPSTKASRVGVLLNCDHGFVIFFAVADKVHLLYKYKVDFTEALYPAFWLFTTGATLSVCSSK; from the exons ATGGCCATGGCGGAGCTGTGCCCCCTGGCCGAGGAGCTGTCGTGCTCCATCTGCCTGGAGCCCTTCAAGGGGCCGGTCACCACGCCCTGCGGCCACAACTTCTGCGGGTCGTGCCTGGACCAGACGTGGGCCGTCCAGGGCCCGCCGTACCTATGCCCGCAGTGCCGCACCGGCTTCCAGACGCGGCCACAGCTGCACAAGAACACGGTGTTGTGTGCGGTGGTGGAGCAGTTCCTGCAGGCCGAGCAGGTCCGTCCCGAGCTCCCCGACGACTGGACGCCGCCCACCCGGGCCGCCGCCCCCAACCAGGCCGACCAGGTGCCTTGCGACCACTGCCTGAAGGCGGCCGCCGTCAAGACGTGCCTGGTGTGCACGGTCTCCTTCTGCCAGGAGCACCTGCGGCCGCATCTCGACAGCCCCGCCTTCCGGGACCACCCGCTGCAGCCGCCCATCCGTGACCTGATGCGCCGCAAGTGCCCCCAGCACAACCGGCTGCGGGACTTCTTCTGCCCTGAGCACGGCGAGTGCATCTGCCACATCTGCGTAGTGGAGCACAAGACCTGCTCGCCTGCGCCCCTGAGTCAGGCCAGCACTGACCTGGAG AACAAGTTGAGGCATAAACTGACTGTCATGTACAGTCAGATCAACGGGGCGTCAAGAGCACTGGAGGACGTGAGAGCCAGGCAGCAGGACGTGCGG GAGGTTGCACACAGGAAGATGGACCAGCTTAGACAAGAATACATGGAAATGAAGGCTCTCATTGATGCCTCAGAGGCCAACTCCACACGAAAgataaaggaagaggagaagagggtCAACAGCAAGTTCGACAACATTTATCAGATCCTCCTCAAGAAGAAGAGTGAGATCCAGACCCTGAAGGAAGAGATTGAACTTGCCCTGACTAAGGGGGACGAGTATGAGTTTCTGGAG AAAGCAGCAAAACTGCAAGGAATCACAACGAAGCCAGTCTATGTCCCCAAGGTGGAGCTGAATCACGAGCTGATAAAGGGTGTCTGTCAGGGCACCTCTGAGCTCAAAAATGAGCTGAAGCAGTACCTCAAACAGCTCCAGGACAAGAAGCCTGAGGAGCTCATCATCCCAG GGGGCCCTGGAGGACATGACCTGCCGCACATGCCGAAACCCCCACGGCCTGTGAAGAAGATCCCAA aagaagaaaagaaacccaagAAACCTG CTGAGGCCAAAGTCCCCGCCAGACCGTTGACCCCAGTGACTCTCAAGGCCAAGGTGCTGGAGACCTTCCTAGCCAAGtccaggcctgagctcctggagT ATACTGTTAAAGTCGTCCTGGACCACAACACTGCCCACAACAAGGTGACTGTGTCCAAGGACTACACCGTAGCTTCTGTGGCTAACGTACCCCAAAACTACCGATCACATCCCCAGAGGTTCACATGCTGCCCTCAGGTGTTGGGCCTGCACTGCTACAAGAAAGGGATCCACTACTGGGAGGTGGAGCTGCAGAAGAACAACTTCTGTGGGGTGGGCGTCTGCTATGGCAGCATGGAGCGGCAGGGCCACGAGAGCCGGCTTGGCCGCAACAGTGCCTCTTGGTGCGTGGAGTGGTTCAATACCAAGATTTCTGCCTGGCACAACAACGTGGAGAAAACCCTGCCCTCCACAAAGGCCTCGCGAGTGGGCGTGCTTCTCAACTGCGACCATGGCTTTGTCATCTTCTTCGCCGTGGCTGACAAGGTCCACTTGTTGTATAAGTACAAGGTGGACTTTACTGAAGCTCTGTACCCGGCCTTCTGGCTGTTCACCACAGGCGCCACGCTCTCCGTCTGCTCCTCCAAGTAG